In Mauremys reevesii isolate NIE-2019 linkage group 14, ASM1616193v1, whole genome shotgun sequence, a single window of DNA contains:
- the LOC120381735 gene encoding zinc finger protein 420-like, with translation KNTCPECGKNFIHGSNLSVHLRIHTGERPYKCRECGKTFNRSSHLIAHQKIHTGDRPYKCCECGKCFTESSDLSVHQRIHTGERPFECRECGKTFNRSSHLIRHQTIHTGDRPYECSECGKCFTSSSNLSQHQRIHTGERPFECRECGKTFTYKSGLSRHQRIHTGDRPYECRECGKTFNRRSGLSRHQRIHTGDRPYECRECGKTFTQISALSVHQRIHTDERPYECSECGKCFTHRSDLSRHQRIHTGERSYECRECCKTFSRSSHLISHQTIHTGDRPYVCSECGKTFTQRSALSVHQRIHTGERPYECRECRKTFTHRSALSRHQRIHTGERSYECHECCKTFSRSSHLISHQTIHTGERPYKCRECGKTFNHRPHLITHQRIHTGERPYKCCVCGKCFTKSSALSRHQRIHTGERPYECSECGKT, from the coding sequence aaaaatacatgccctgagtgtgggaaaaacttcattcacggatcaaacctttctgttcatctgagaatccacacaggggagagaccctacaaatgccgtgagtgtgggaaaaccttcaatcgcagctcacaccttattgcccatcagaaaatccacacaggggacaggccctataaatgctgtgagtgtggaaaatgcttcactgagagttcagacctttctgtacatcagagaatccacacaggggagaggccctttgaatgccgtgagtgtgggaaaaccttcaatcgcagttcacaccttattaggcatcaaacaatccacacaggggacaggccctacgaatgcagtgaatgtggaaaatgcttcactagcagctcaaacctttctcaacatcagagaatccacacaggggagaggccctttgaatgccgtgagtgtgggaaaaccttcacttacaaatcaggcctttctagacatcagagaatccacacaggggacaggccctatgaatgcagagagtgtgggaaaaccttcaatcgcagatcaggcctttcgagacatcagagaatccacacaggggacaggccctatgaatgcagagagtgtgggaaaaccttcactcaaatatcagccctttctgttcatcagagaatccacacagatgagaggccctatgaatgcagtgagtgtgggaaatgcttcactcacagatcagacctttctagacatcagaggatccacacaggggaaagatcCTACGAATGCCGCGAGTGTtgtaaaaccttcagtcgcagctcgcaccttattagtcatcaaacaatccacacaggggacaggccctatgtatgcagtgagtgtgggaaaacgtttactcaaagatcagccctttctgttcatcagagaatccacacaggggagaggccctatgaatgcagagagtgtaggaaaaccttcactcacagatcagccctttctagacatcagaggatccacacaggggaaagatcctacgaatgccatgagtgttgtaaaaccttcagtcgcagctcgcaccttattagtcatcaaacaatccacacaggggagaggccctataaatgcagagagtgtgggaaaaccttcaatcaccgcCCACACcttattacccatcagagaatccacacaggggagaggccctataaatgctgtgtgtgtggaaaatgcttcactaaaagTTCAGCCCTTTccaggcatcagagaatccacacaggggagaggccctatgaatgcagtgagtgtgggaaaacc